One genomic segment of Salinigranum rubrum includes these proteins:
- a CDS encoding MmgE/PrpD family protein yields the protein MPPVDAERPEATLAAFVADLTYDAVPEAARTTIERAFVDTVGVTLAGSVADAGARAVRFATSLGSGETTVLGTGETASLADAVLANGTAGHALDYDDLSWAMDGHPSVPLVAPALAVGERVDASGRDLVTAFAAGFEAECYVGEPVSPTHYEQGWHPTSTFGTFGATATAASLLDLDEETTARALSIAASMPSGLKRNFGTMTKPLHAGLAGRSGVTAALLARDGFTADEAAISGDGGFWERYAEGAERVADPPGDPWRLVETGISVKAYPCCYFTHTSVALASQLSEDHGLAPETIEHIETTTSRGAGDALVHPDPETGLEAKFSMEYALAAAVVFDRVGLTAFEPAAIEDPEVQHVRERASFAVDDTLAYKSNHARVVVETTDGERYDGTLEEPPGTPANPLSESELEAKFLECATEVLDRPTAEATFADLRALRSCPSVRELLAPL from the coding sequence ATGCCACCCGTCGACGCGGAGCGACCCGAAGCGACGCTGGCGGCGTTCGTCGCCGACCTGACGTACGACGCTGTCCCCGAGGCCGCGCGGACGACCATCGAACGCGCCTTCGTCGACACCGTCGGGGTGACGCTCGCAGGAAGCGTCGCCGACGCGGGCGCGCGGGCGGTGCGGTTCGCAACGAGCCTCGGGTCGGGCGAGACCACCGTCCTCGGTACCGGTGAGACGGCGTCGCTCGCCGACGCCGTCCTCGCGAACGGCACCGCCGGGCACGCGCTCGACTACGACGACCTCTCGTGGGCGATGGACGGCCACCCGAGCGTCCCGCTCGTCGCTCCCGCGCTGGCAGTGGGCGAGCGCGTCGACGCCTCGGGGAGAGACCTCGTCACGGCGTTCGCCGCGGGCTTCGAGGCGGAGTGTTACGTCGGCGAACCCGTCTCCCCGACGCACTACGAGCAGGGCTGGCACCCCACGTCGACGTTCGGGACGTTCGGCGCGACGGCGACTGCCGCGTCGCTGCTCGACCTGGACGAAGAGACGACCGCACGGGCGCTGTCCATCGCGGCGTCGATGCCGTCGGGGCTGAAACGCAACTTCGGCACGATGACCAAGCCGCTGCACGCGGGACTGGCCGGCCGCTCCGGCGTGACCGCGGCGCTCTTGGCTCGGGACGGCTTCACCGCCGACGAGGCGGCGATCAGCGGCGACGGCGGCTTCTGGGAGCGCTACGCCGAGGGCGCCGAGCGCGTCGCCGACCCGCCGGGCGACCCGTGGCGACTCGTCGAAACCGGCATCAGCGTCAAGGCGTACCCGTGCTGTTACTTCACGCACACGAGCGTCGCGCTCGCGTCGCAGTTGAGCGAAGACCACGGCCTCGCTCCCGAGACCATCGAGCACATCGAGACGACGACGTCGCGCGGTGCCGGCGACGCGCTCGTTCACCCGGACCCCGAAACCGGGTTGGAGGCGAAGTTCTCGATGGAGTACGCGCTCGCGGCCGCCGTGGTCTTCGACCGCGTCGGGTTGACCGCGTTCGAACCCGCCGCCATCGAGGACCCCGAGGTCCAGCACGTCCGCGAGCGCGCGTCGTTCGCCGTCGACGACACGCTCGCGTACAAGTCGAACCACGCCCGGGTCGTCGTGGAGACGACGGACGGAGAGCGGTACGACGGGACGCTGGAGGAACCGCCGGGAACGCCCGCGAACCCCCTCTCCGAATCGGAGTTAGAAGCGAAGTTCCTCGAGTGTGCCACCGAGGTGCTGGACCGCCCGACCGCAGAGGCGACGTTCGCCGACCTCCGCGCGCTCCGCTCGTGTCCGAGCGTTCGAGAGTTGCTCGCTCCGCTCTGA
- a CDS encoding aminotransferase family protein, translating to MATEDQETVDAGLNDVERTDKEYVFGTWAYQSEVSPTEIVGGDGVYFTDARGNRRLDFSAQLMCSNLGHSADRVADAMAEQARTGAYFAPSLTTENRAELGRLLAEVTPGDLSKTFFSTSGTEAVEAAIKIARLYTGKHKIMSRYRSYHGATYGSISVTGDPRRLMAEPALPGTIKAPDPYAYGSTLEPMESLEYIDEMLMLEGDTVAAVLVEPVVGSNGILVPPTEYLPRLKEIAHDHGALLICDEVMAGFGRCGEWFGSDVFDVTPDIMTMAKGLTGAYAPLGATTVTPEIAAHFEDNMFCHGHTYAGHPVAVAAGRAAVETYIDDDLIPHAREMGEYLGDELEKVAADHPSVGEVRGVGLFRGVELTKKEGERVPFGERKDKISKGKTVVDEVSGHAWKNGMHLANMINTLIIAPPVVISEDEVDEAVAILDEALRVSDDAMEN from the coding sequence ATGGCCACTGAAGACCAAGAGACCGTGGACGCGGGGCTGAACGACGTCGAACGGACCGACAAGGAGTACGTCTTCGGGACGTGGGCGTACCAGAGCGAGGTGAGCCCGACCGAAATCGTGGGCGGAGACGGCGTTTACTTCACCGACGCGCGCGGCAACCGCCGGCTGGACTTCTCGGCGCAGTTGATGTGCTCGAACCTCGGCCACTCCGCCGACCGCGTGGCCGACGCGATGGCCGAGCAGGCGCGGACGGGCGCGTACTTCGCCCCGTCGCTGACGACGGAGAACCGCGCGGAGTTGGGACGGCTACTCGCCGAGGTCACTCCGGGAGACCTCTCGAAGACGTTCTTCTCCACTTCGGGGACCGAAGCGGTCGAAGCCGCCATCAAGATCGCTCGCCTCTACACGGGCAAGCACAAGATCATGTCGCGGTACCGGTCGTACCACGGCGCGACCTACGGCTCCATCTCCGTGACGGGCGACCCGCGACGGCTGATGGCCGAACCCGCCCTGCCGGGAACCATCAAGGCACCGGACCCCTACGCGTACGGCTCCACGCTGGAGCCGATGGAGAGCCTCGAATACATCGACGAGATGCTCATGCTCGAAGGCGACACCGTCGCCGCCGTCCTCGTCGAACCGGTCGTCGGCTCGAACGGCATCCTCGTCCCGCCGACGGAGTACCTCCCTCGCCTGAAGGAAATCGCCCACGACCACGGCGCGCTACTCATCTGCGACGAGGTGATGGCCGGCTTCGGCCGGTGTGGCGAGTGGTTCGGGTCGGACGTCTTCGACGTCACGCCCGACATCATGACGATGGCGAAGGGACTCACCGGAGCCTACGCCCCGCTCGGGGCGACGACGGTCACCCCCGAAATCGCCGCACACTTCGAGGACAACATGTTCTGTCACGGCCACACTTACGCCGGGCATCCCGTCGCCGTTGCGGCCGGCCGCGCGGCGGTGGAGACGTACATCGACGACGACCTCATCCCGCACGCCCGCGAGATGGGCGAGTACCTCGGCGACGAACTGGAGAAAGTCGCCGCCGACCACCCGAGCGTCGGCGAAGTGAGGGGCGTGGGCCTGTTCCGCGGCGTGGAACTCACCAAGAAGGAGGGCGAGCGCGTCCCCTTCGGCGAACGAAAGGACAAGATATCGAAGGGCAAGACGGTCGTCGACGAGGTGTCGGGTCACGCGTGGAAGAACGGGATGCATCTGGCGAACATGATCAACACGCTCATCATCGCGCCGCCGGTCGTCATCAGCGAGGACGAGGTCGACGAGGCGGTCGCCATCCTCGACGAGGCGCTCCGCGTGAGCGACGACGCGATGGAGAACTGA
- a CDS encoding TCP-1/cpn60 chaperonin family protein produces MVDAVDLVTRPTEETFAVRTLSTGSLGDSRIVRGAVLDRNGRANEHMPRRVADATVLLLDGHTTGGLTDPEWDERATLDLRSSSVGEVKDLYAARREDIVDSYREMGVDVVVCRLGITPEFQKLLADAGIMGIRAVNRLDMRQLARATGASLVRNPEDVSPDDLGFAGSVEEVRGDPRRGRRKNTVMTVFDECPNPGSVAVVLHGVSGHVATQATTGVRKMAAAVAVARGEGGHRPGVVPGAGAIEMELSRAVRARATDLPTKAQLAVEGMADAFETVVATLARNAGADPIDAVADLRMAHAAGGLDAGFVLPEREVKSATDAGVFDPVAYRRTGIVAACEVADLVLRVDDAIDATFSDEPLGPDDAIYDDRAENHLDWLEENPGTRWDRD; encoded by the coding sequence GTGGTGGATGCGGTCGACCTCGTCACCCGGCCCACCGAGGAGACGTTCGCCGTCCGGACGCTCAGTACCGGTTCTCTGGGCGACTCTCGAATCGTCCGCGGGGCCGTCCTCGACCGCAACGGCCGGGCGAACGAGCACATGCCCCGGCGGGTGGCCGACGCGACGGTCCTACTCCTCGACGGGCACACCACGGGCGGACTGACGGACCCCGAGTGGGACGAGCGGGCGACGCTCGACCTCCGGTCGTCGTCGGTCGGGGAGGTGAAAGACCTCTACGCGGCCCGGCGCGAGGACATCGTCGACTCCTACCGGGAGATGGGCGTCGACGTGGTCGTCTGCCGCCTCGGCATCACCCCCGAGTTCCAGAAACTCCTCGCCGACGCGGGTATCATGGGGATTCGGGCCGTGAACCGCCTCGACATGCGCCAACTGGCGCGGGCGACCGGCGCGAGCCTCGTCCGCAACCCCGAGGACGTCTCGCCCGACGACCTCGGCTTCGCGGGGAGCGTCGAGGAGGTCCGCGGCGACCCCCGCCGAGGCCGGAGAAAGAACACCGTCATGACGGTGTTCGACGAGTGCCCGAACCCCGGATCGGTGGCCGTCGTCCTCCACGGCGTCTCGGGCCACGTCGCGACGCAGGCGACGACGGGGGTCAGAAAGATGGCCGCGGCCGTCGCCGTCGCCCGCGGCGAGGGCGGGCACCGACCCGGCGTCGTCCCCGGCGCGGGTGCCATCGAGATGGAACTCTCGCGCGCGGTCCGCGCCCGGGCGACGGACCTCCCGACGAAGGCGCAACTGGCGGTCGAGGGGATGGCCGACGCCTTCGAGACGGTGGTGGCGACGCTCGCGCGGAACGCGGGCGCGGACCCCATCGACGCTGTCGCGGACCTCCGGATGGCGCACGCGGCCGGCGGCCTCGACGCGGGCTTCGTCCTCCCCGAACGGGAGGTGAAGAGCGCGACCGACGCCGGCGTGTTCGACCCCGTCGCCTACCGCCGAACGGGCATCGTCGCGGCGTGTGAGGTGGCCGACCTCGTCCTCCGCGTCGACGACGCCATCGACGCGACCTTCTCTGATGAGCCGCTCGGTCCCGACGACGCTATCTACGACGACCGCGCGGAGAACCACCTCGACTGGCTCGAGGAGAACCCCGGGACGCGCTGGGACCGAGACTGA
- a CDS encoding LamB/YcsF family protein: protein MARIDINCDMGESFGNYTMGRDGEVMPYITSANIAGGFHAGDPHVMRETVELAAEHDVGVGVHPGLPDMMGFGRRTMDATPEEVRDYVVYQLGALDAFAARHGTSVQHVKPHGAMYSMLSQSEDHARAVMEGILEVDPDLIYLATDMHIYEVAQEFDDLRAVFEGYVDILYREDRSLIVEKQMEPKPPEEVVERFVSIATEGTVETATGETIEVPAESICVHGDGPNAVEYLEAIHEAVDEYGIELVGLDDLV from the coding sequence ATGGCTCGAATCGACATCAACTGCGACATGGGCGAGAGCTTCGGCAACTACACCATGGGAAGGGATGGGGAGGTAATGCCGTACATCACGTCGGCGAACATCGCGGGCGGCTTCCACGCGGGCGACCCCCACGTCATGCGCGAGACGGTCGAACTGGCGGCCGAACACGACGTCGGCGTCGGCGTCCACCCCGGCCTCCCGGACATGATGGGCTTCGGGCGACGGACGATGGACGCCACGCCCGAAGAGGTGCGCGACTACGTGGTCTACCAGCTCGGGGCGCTCGACGCGTTCGCCGCCCGCCACGGGACGAGCGTCCAGCACGTCAAGCCCCACGGCGCGATGTACTCGATGCTCTCACAGAGCGAAGACCACGCGCGCGCCGTGATGGAAGGGATTCTCGAAGTGGATCCGGACCTCATCTACCTCGCGACCGACATGCACATCTACGAGGTGGCCCAGGAGTTCGACGACCTGCGGGCGGTGTTCGAGGGGTACGTCGACATCCTGTACCGGGAGGACAGGAGCCTCATCGTCGAGAAGCAGATGGAGCCCAAACCACCCGAGGAAGTGGTCGAACGGTTCGTCTCCATCGCCACCGAGGGGACCGTCGAGACGGCCACCGGAGAGACCATCGAAGTGCCGGCCGAGAGCATCTGCGTCCACGGCGACGGCCCGAACGCCGTCGAATACCTCGAAGCCATCCACGAGGCGGTCGACGAGTACGGCATCGAACTCGTCGGCCTCGACGACCTGGTCTGA
- a CDS encoding polysaccharide deacetylase family protein, producing the protein MAKATVCLSYDFDAVSTWLWSYDSWDEPTRHSRGVFGAEVGAPRLLDLHDKYDVPATWFIPGHTIESFPEICGEVWDRGGDVQHHGWSHTGPATFESEEDERADVERAVDNIVDLTGRKPTGYRSPAWDFSAHTLDILADIGIRWESSKMASDFTPHYVYGGWEAPPDGPYVRGEPTDIVELPVSWQRDDWPPLTFTWARPHRMGYVPEDSIFQRWYDQFDWMYENVDDGVFILTMHPQVMGQAHRIMRLEALVQHMSTKPDVEFKLMDTVAEEWREANPPA; encoded by the coding sequence ATGGCGAAAGCTACCGTCTGTCTATCGTACGATTTCGACGCAGTATCGACCTGGCTCTGGTCGTATGACTCGTGGGACGAGCCCACCCGCCACTCGCGCGGGGTGTTCGGCGCGGAGGTCGGCGCGCCCCGACTGTTGGACCTCCACGACAAGTACGACGTCCCCGCGACGTGGTTCATCCCCGGCCACACCATCGAGAGCTTCCCCGAGATCTGTGGCGAGGTGTGGGACCGCGGCGGCGACGTCCAGCACCACGGCTGGAGCCACACTGGTCCGGCGACGTTCGAGTCCGAGGAGGACGAACGGGCCGACGTCGAGCGCGCCGTCGACAACATCGTCGACCTCACCGGGCGGAAGCCGACGGGCTATCGCTCCCCGGCGTGGGACTTCTCGGCGCACACGCTCGACATCCTGGCCGACATCGGCATCCGCTGGGAGTCCTCGAAGATGGCGTCGGACTTCACGCCCCACTACGTCTACGGTGGCTGGGAGGCACCCCCGGACGGCCCGTACGTGCGCGGCGAACCGACCGACATCGTCGAACTCCCCGTCTCGTGGCAGCGCGACGACTGGCCGCCGCTGACGTTCACCTGGGCGCGCCCGCACCGGATGGGCTACGTCCCCGAGGACTCCATCTTCCAGCGCTGGTACGACCAGTTCGACTGGATGTACGAGAACGTCGACGACGGCGTGTTCATCCTCACGATGCACCCGCAGGTGATGGGGCAGGCCCACCGCATCATGCGCCTCGAAGCGCTCGTCCAGCACATGTCGACGAAGCCGGACGTCGAGTTCAAACTGATGGACACGGTCGCCGAGGAGTGGCGCGAGGCGAACCCGCCCGCGTAG
- a CDS encoding amidase, whose protein sequence is MTDTSSGSDPTEADRELMRSQAARLALDVSESTLDEILADALGSAPAERPPAETGDDRGHRADDDENALLAVYDEPRVESGHGTLVGTTVALKDNIAVADLEMTCGSEAYSVVPSFDASVVERLLAEGAGVVGKANMEPFAMGPTGEFSDFGHVTNPVDADRVPGGSSSGSGAAVAAGTVDVALGTDTGGSVRIPAACCGVVGVKPSHTLVPRHGFVDFAPSLDTIGPLARDVETAATVLESIAGPDRRDPTTSSARRVGSFTDDLDDADGLRVGLPSTPFSRSEPVVAEAVRSVATRLEAVGVDVREVPLDLGEMEAAYLNVGSAEFVWLLEQDGVVRGHGSGYSEELRAAFRAARERGLGDHVARRILPPAFLDARSEGRTYARARRKGIAFEERLDEAFESVDALVMPTLRDLPPNVGETTTRADFVPIIGNTAPFNIAGTPAVTVPVAEMSGVPVAAQAVAPRFEDDVALRVARALERVARQ, encoded by the coding sequence ATGACGGACACGTCCTCCGGGTCCGACCCGACCGAGGCCGACCGGGAACTCATGCGGAGTCAGGCCGCTCGGCTCGCCCTCGACGTGTCGGAGTCGACCCTCGACGAGATTCTCGCGGACGCCCTCGGGTCGGCACCGGCGGAGCGACCGCCGGCCGAGACCGGCGACGACCGCGGTCACCGCGCTGACGACGACGAGAACGCGCTTCTGGCGGTGTACGACGAACCGCGCGTCGAGTCCGGCCACGGGACCCTCGTCGGAACGACGGTGGCGCTCAAGGACAACATCGCCGTCGCGGACCTGGAGATGACCTGCGGCTCCGAGGCGTACTCGGTGGTCCCGTCGTTCGACGCGAGCGTCGTCGAACGCCTGCTGGCGGAGGGTGCGGGCGTCGTCGGCAAGGCGAACATGGAGCCGTTCGCGATGGGCCCGACGGGGGAGTTCTCCGACTTCGGCCACGTGACGAACCCGGTCGATGCGGACCGAGTGCCCGGCGGGTCTTCCAGCGGGAGCGGCGCGGCCGTCGCCGCCGGCACCGTCGACGTCGCGCTCGGGACCGACACCGGCGGGAGCGTCCGCATCCCGGCCGCCTGCTGCGGCGTCGTCGGGGTGAAACCCTCTCACACCCTCGTGCCGCGACACGGCTTCGTCGACTTCGCCCCCTCGCTCGACACCATCGGCCCGCTCGCGCGGGACGTCGAGACGGCCGCGACGGTGCTGGAGAGCATCGCCGGTCCCGACCGCCGCGACCCGACGACGTCGAGCGCGCGGCGGGTCGGGTCGTTCACCGACGACCTCGACGACGCGGACGGGCTTCGCGTCGGGTTGCCGTCGACGCCCTTCTCGCGTTCCGAACCGGTGGTGGCCGAGGCGGTCCGCTCGGTCGCCACGCGGCTCGAAGCCGTCGGCGTCGACGTTCGCGAAGTTCCCCTCGACCTCGGGGAGATGGAGGCCGCCTACCTCAACGTCGGCTCCGCGGAGTTCGTCTGGCTTCTGGAGCAAGACGGCGTCGTCCGCGGACACGGCTCGGGCTACAGCGAGGAACTCCGCGCCGCGTTCCGTGCCGCGCGCGAGCGAGGACTGGGTGACCACGTCGCTCGCCGGATTCTCCCCCCGGCGTTCCTCGACGCCCGGAGCGAGGGACGGACCTACGCCCGGGCCCGCCGGAAGGGAATCGCGTTCGAGGAGCGTCTCGACGAGGCGTTCGAGTCGGTGGACGCGCTCGTGATGCCGACCCTCAGGGACCTCCCGCCGAACGTCGGCGAGACGACGACGCGCGCCGACTTCGTCCCCATCATCGGCAACACCGCGCCGTTCAACATCGCCGGGACGCCCGCCGTGACGGTGCCAGTCGCCGAGATGTCGGGCGTCCCGGTGGCCGCCCAGGCCGTCGCGCCGCGGTTCGAAGACGACGTCGCGCTCCGGGTCGCTCGGGCGCTGGAGCGGGTAGCCCGACAGTGA
- a CDS encoding hydantoinase B/oxoprolinase family protein, translating into MSSDTTDTTDTRAEEETTAADVLRERDIDPVTMQVIGGELDTIAQEMAYKLIRSSYSSIIRESEDMGAGIFTTDCRELCESDSTPMHVGSLIGYLQGMYDTFEERGVSREDAINEGDVFIHNHPHYGASHSPDIAVAVPIFYEGEHIAWAANTAHHLDIGSATPGLAVDLEDMYAEGSLFRATKVYSEGERVEEIWNFIRDNVRTPREVIGDLQAQVSSCNVGKERYLALVEKYGLDEIQATGEALMDYAEALLRNEIRKIPDGTYYAEDYLDDDGRNRGERLKIAAEVIVEGSDITVDMSKSADQTPTGYNIPFHGSTDVCIYFTIRSILMDTFVRDEYLPQNSGTFAPVHPKARPGCMFNPTPPTSAFARINQVDKMSDLIIKALAEAIPDKVCAGTCGQVYFVSYGGTNDAGEYWVYLEVNEGSYGGRPGADGLDAVDALVHNTKNRPVEDIELSHPMRVERYALREDGHGAGRHRGGIGIVRESRFLTDAVMTMEGDGNTYKPHGLFGGTDGTHGDLKHVTADGEVIDLNSKESGYKFAANDRVLIKTASGGGYGDPHERSAEQVYEDYLDGLLDEERALDAYDVVITDGDLDTAATAERRDDHS; encoded by the coding sequence ATGAGTTCAGACACCACCGACACCACCGACACGAGGGCGGAAGAAGAGACCACCGCCGCGGACGTGCTCCGCGAGCGCGACATCGACCCGGTGACCATGCAGGTCATCGGCGGCGAACTCGACACCATCGCCCAGGAGATGGCGTACAAGCTCATCCGCTCCTCGTACTCGTCTATCATCCGCGAGTCCGAAGACATGGGCGCGGGCATCTTCACCACCGACTGCCGCGAACTCTGTGAGTCGGACTCGACGCCGATGCACGTCGGCTCCCTGATCGGATACCTCCAGGGGATGTACGACACCTTCGAGGAGCGCGGCGTCAGCCGAGAAGATGCCATCAACGAGGGCGACGTCTTCATCCACAACCACCCCCACTACGGGGCGAGCCACTCGCCCGACATCGCCGTCGCCGTGCCAATCTTCTACGAGGGCGAGCACATCGCGTGGGCCGCGAACACCGCACACCACCTCGACATCGGTTCGGCCACTCCCGGACTGGCGGTCGACTTGGAGGACATGTACGCCGAGGGGAGCCTCTTTCGGGCGACGAAGGTGTACTCGGAGGGCGAGCGCGTCGAGGAAATCTGGAACTTCATCCGCGACAACGTCCGAACCCCCAGGGAAGTCATCGGCGACCTCCAGGCGCAGGTCTCCTCCTGCAACGTCGGGAAGGAGCGCTACCTCGCGCTGGTCGAGAAGTACGGCCTCGACGAGATTCAGGCGACGGGCGAGGCGCTGATGGACTACGCCGAGGCCCTGCTCCGAAACGAGATCCGGAAAATCCCCGACGGCACCTACTACGCCGAGGACTACCTCGACGACGACGGGCGGAACAGGGGAGAGCGACTGAAAATCGCCGCCGAGGTCATCGTCGAGGGGTCGGACATCACGGTCGACATGTCGAAGTCGGCGGACCAGACGCCGACGGGGTACAACATCCCGTTCCACGGCTCGACGGACGTCTGCATCTACTTCACCATCCGCTCGATTCTGATGGACACGTTCGTCAGAGACGAGTACCTCCCGCAGAACTCGGGCACGTTCGCTCCGGTACACCCGAAGGCCCGACCCGGGTGCATGTTCAATCCAACGCCCCCCACCTCCGCGTTCGCCCGCATCAACCAGGTCGACAAGATGTCGGACCTCATCATCAAGGCGCTCGCGGAGGCCATCCCCGACAAGGTGTGCGCCGGCACCTGCGGGCAGGTGTACTTCGTCTCCTACGGGGGGACGAACGACGCGGGCGAGTACTGGGTCTACCTCGAAGTGAACGAGGGATCTTATGGGGGACGACCCGGTGCGGACGGCCTCGACGCGGTTGACGCGCTCGTCCACAACACGAAGAACCGGCCGGTCGAGGACATCGAACTCTCCCACCCGATGCGGGTCGAGCGGTACGCGCTGCGAGAGGACGGTCACGGGGCCGGACGGCACCGGGGCGGCATCGGCATCGTCCGCGAGTCGCGCTTTCTGACCGACGCCGTGATGACGATGGAGGGTGACGGAAACACTTATAAGCCACACGGGCTGTTTGGTGGTACAGACGGAACACACGGCGACCTGAAGCACGTCACCGCGGACGGAGAGGTCATCGACCTCAACTCGAAGGAGTCGGGCTACAAGTTCGCCGCGAACGACCGCGTCCTCATCAAGACGGCCAGCGGCGGCGGGTACGGCGACCCCCACGAGCGCTCGGCCGAACAGGTGTACGAGGACTACCTGGACGGCCTCCTCGACGAGGAACGGGCGCTCGACGCGTACGACGTCGTCATCACGGACGGCGACCTCGACACGGCGGCCACGGCCGAGCGTCGGGACGACCACTCCTGA